Part of the Gammaproteobacteria bacterium genome is shown below.
GGCCAAGGAATCTGTCAGTAGCTCATCGCGAAAGGTGGCCAACCCCGCGTTTAATTCACGGATCGGCGCCCCCGCCATAGATGCTGATCTATCGAGCAACAGCAAGCACGGACAACGTGGTTCCGGATTTTCCGCAAAATTGTCAGTACCAAATGGCACTTGTTCTGGAGCAGTAAAGGTACTCACATCCTCACCCCTTGAAAAAATCATCTGACCCGACTTTTCTTTGATATGGCGTAATTAAACATTATCGAAAACTCCCACCGTTGATTATCGTCTCGTTATTCCGGCAGAGAGGCACCCCCTGCCGGAATAACGGCTCGCTTCCGAGAATATTTCCGGCAATGTCTATTGCCTACCTCTTCTCCCGGCAGGGGAAGGCAAACACCGATGGGAAGAGACTAAACAGTCACCTTTCGATAGATCTCTCCTCCTTCCCGCCGAAATTCTCCGGCCTTTTCTTTTAGCCCCTCTTCCAAAGCTACTTTGGCATCCAGACCATGGTGTTCAGCAAAGTCACGCACCTCTTGGGTGATCTTCATTGAACAGAAATGAGGGCCGCACATCGAACAAAAGTGGGCCAGTTTGGCCGATTCCCTGGGTAGGGTTGCATCATGGTAGACACGTGCCCGGTCCGGGTCCAATCCTAGATTGAATTGATCCGCCCAACGAAACTCGAAACGTGCCTTGGACAAGGCATTGTCACGGAGTTGAGCACCGGGATGACCTTTAGCCAAATCCGCAGCATGGGCAGCAACCTTATAGGCAATGATACCCTCCTTGACATCGTCTCGGTCAGGCAGGCCAAGATGTTCCTTGGGAGTGACGTAGCACAATAGGGCGGTACCAAACCAACCAATTAAGGCCGCACCGATGGCGGAGGACAGATGGTCGTAACCGGGAGAGATATCGGTGACCAGTGGCCCCAATGTATAAAAAGGCGCCTCACCACACACCGAAAGCTGACGATCCATATTCTCTTTGATAAGATGGAGCGGGACATGCCCCGGCCCCTCGATCATTACCTGAACATCGTGTTTCCAGGCAATCCGCGTCAGCTCCCCGAGGGTTTCCAATTCTGCGAATTGCGCCGCGTCGTTGGCATCCGCAATTGACCCTGGGCGTAGACCATCTCCCAAGGAAAAGGCCACGTCATAGGCCTTCATGATCTCGCAGATCTCTTCAAAATGGGTATAGAGAAAATTCTCGCGGTGATGCGCCAGGCACCACTTGGCAAGAATCGCACCTCCCCGTGAAACGATCCCCGTCAGACGACGTGCGGTGAGCGGAACATAGGCCAGACGCACCCCCGAGTGGATCGTAAAATAATCCACCCCCTGATCCGCCTGCTCAATCAAAGTGTCTCGGAAGATCTCCCAGGTCAATTCTTCAGCACGTCCGTCCACCTTCTCTAGGGCCTGGTAGATGGGCACGGTACCGATGGGAACCGGAGAGTTACGGATAATCCACTCACGGGTCTCGTGAATATTCTTACCCGTCGAGAGATCCATCACCGTATCTGCCCCCCAACGAATCGCCCAAGTCATCTTGGCTACCTCCTCGGCGATGGAAGAACCGAGGGCAGAATTTCCAATATTGGCATTCACCTTCACCAGAAAGTTACGACCGATGATCATCGGCTCGGCTTCTGGATGATTGATATTGGCGGGGATAATGGCCCGACCTCGAGCAATCTCGGCGCGCACAAATTCCGGGGTGATCAACGCAGGAATGGCAGCACCAAAGGGTTCGCCCGGATGTTGAACCAATTGCCCCGATTCCTGGAGCTGCGCAAGGCGCATCCCCTCGCGGAGAGCGACGAACTCCATCTCGGGGGTAATTACACCCCGACGGGCGTAATGCATCTGGGTAACGTTAGCCCCTGCCCGCGCTCGACGTGGAGGTGGCGACATGGAAAAGCACGAAACTTGTGGGTCAGTAGACCGCCTCCGATCTGCGCTGGCTGCTGTCGATAATTCGGTATCGGCGCGCTCGGCGATCCACTCCGCACGTAAGGGCGAGAGTCCACGGGTAAGGTCAATGTGTGCGTCGGAGTCGGTGTAAGGGCCGGAGGTATCGTAAATCATCACCGATGGATTTTTTTCCCCGCCAGCCCCGGCTGGCGTATCGGCTAGGGTGACCTCACGCAAGGGAACACGTAGATCAGGGCGGC
Proteins encoded:
- the thiC gene encoding phosphomethylpyrimidine synthase codes for the protein MSTISETVLSPSTTVAVQAPFPSSRKVYLQGSRPDLRVPLREVTLADTPAGAGGEKNPSVMIYDTSGPYTDSDAHIDLTRGLSPLRAEWIAERADTELSTAASADRRRSTDPQVSCFSMSPPPRRARAGANVTQMHYARRGVITPEMEFVALREGMRLAQLQESGQLVQHPGEPFGAAIPALITPEFVRAEIARGRAIIPANINHPEAEPMIIGRNFLVKVNANIGNSALGSSIAEEVAKMTWAIRWGADTVMDLSTGKNIHETREWIIRNSPVPIGTVPIYQALEKVDGRAEELTWEIFRDTLIEQADQGVDYFTIHSGVRLAYVPLTARRLTGIVSRGGAILAKWCLAHHRENFLYTHFEEICEIMKAYDVAFSLGDGLRPGSIADANDAAQFAELETLGELTRIAWKHDVQVMIEGPGHVPLHLIKENMDRQLSVCGEAPFYTLGPLVTDISPGYDHLSSAIGAALIGWFGTALLCYVTPKEHLGLPDRDDVKEGIIAYKVAAHAADLAKGHPGAQLRDNALSKARFEFRWADQFNLGLDPDRARVYHDATLPRESAKLAHFCSMCGPHFCSMKITQEVRDFAEHHGLDAKVALEEGLKEKAGEFRREGGEIYRKVTV